GGTGAATTTTTGATGAAacttttagacaaaaaaaataatttagtggaCACAACAAATAGTGTTGCAtgcttaatttttcatataatatgtagaaatacatttaaattgtGATCAATCTCTTTCTAGATgcattaatgattgaaaaaatgcCTTTATgtgatattatatttgtataaataagtaaaaacatttgaaaccaggttataataattccattttgaagaaaactgatttatcttttttaaaaatgttagagaagtttatgaataaatagttttgatCAATTTGATTTCATCACTGTACAATACTTCCACATAAAGTTATCTGCTTTggacatattttaatttagaaaatgttctacataagtaattaaaaagtttttatgattaaaacgattttattaaaaagtaaaataaaattcttataatactatcttttttaataattttcctttcctCACACTCATTAAACAACTAGATTACTTTGTCAAAATAAAgacactttattatattataaaacttcaGTATATTAAaacagatataataaaaatacaaaatagacatctaacaattttttttcacatagatTAAGCTCTCattgaatcaataataattttcttgtacATTCAGATCCTTTGTAAGTTAACAGatcattgaaaaaaacaaaaacactgaTCATTACAGAGTATCGCAGGCATACAATTTCTTGCAAAAAGCATTGTACCAGTTTTTCAAGTTCCATTGAAAAGAGAGAGGCACTGAGGGTTAGATTTAAATCttcctttattttctaaaacaccAGATGGTGAACATATCCATGGATCATTGGTTTCTATTTGCCAAtctattaacaattttttcagtGCAGTAAAAATAGAACTGTATGAAGAATTATTTGCAACATTGTGTGTTTCATGAGGATCTTTTTCCAAATCAAACAATTCCCACTGGTCCCTGTAGtaataatttgacaaatttttataccAATGAGTTTCTATTCTTTCAGCTGTCCTGTTCAATAAATCCTGAAATGTTGGAGAAATGAAAAAATCTTGATCAATTGGAAATGGCATCTTGAAATTAAGGTTGTGGATTAGTTTATAGTTTTTTGTTCGTACAACACGCATAGGATAGTACATTGTCACTTCATGCAGATTATGACTAGCAAATACAGCTTCATTTTTAAAGGACGATTCATGAAGTAATGATTTTCCGCTCAATTTGACTGGAATgccattcaatttaaaatctggATATTCAATATTTAGCCAATCCAAAATGGTAGGTACAATATCCAAAAGGCTAACCATTGtctttgaaatctaaaaaaaaaataaagggggtaaaatataaattccaatgctTAATAtctctcaaattaatttttttattacaaagttttatttgttataagaaaaaatacCTGACTATAATTTTGTTCAGGTAGATGCAACAGAAAAGGTTCAGCCATACCAGGATCATAGAGGTTTGTCCTACCACTAGGGAATGGTATTCCATTATCAGATGTATATATCACTAAGGTATCATTATCATGaccaaattctttcaatttttttaaaactagaccaatacctaaaaaaacaaaaatgtatttcaattaagcagaattataaaatatgattcaaattatatttttcaaaaaaattatttaattaaaaaataagtaatattctcATGTTAACTGTTATACAAAATGTTACTTTTTCAGCATAAATTAAGtttatgtaaactttttttaaatttaaaacaagaaattaataattgttttgtcTTAGTGATAAATTATtagtatgtttattattttatattccaagtAAATACAGAACAATATTTATCTtccatttatctttaaaaaaataaattactcatgtttaaaataaatttctaatttttgaaataaaacttttaaacaaatatactTCCTGTAATAGCCATGAGTCATTAATATGTTAGAACATAGCACGGAGCTCAATGGATTCATAATTATCAAATCTCATGAATATGTTTAAGATGATACTAAAGTTCAACAcagaagacaattttttttaaatttaaataaaagttcaggtattttattgttttaccagctattttgaaaaaatttataatttccaaatttgcaataatttatctcttatttataaatttactagccgcctttggcgaccagccggttcgccaatcttaatgttcgttaaaatttgaataattaaatattttatgcaatttctactttaatagtttcttcatcaaaatattttaaaacttcaaattttgatactcatataatttactcataatattataaacgccttcagtcataaagtaatatgtatctctctaattttctgttagttcccgtagaatttatactataaattaaagtggaaaggattaatctgcaattaatataataatattttttactgaaacaaaatatttgttttgtaatatcattactgaaaacagtcactgagcgtttaaactttatgggcactaaagaatatctttcctaatttatgtaatatttcaagaatttgtcaacaaaatattctcagattcatcatggcCAGAAcgattaatttacaatgtttcattttaaatgcatcaaacactaagaaaataaaacgaatcgtttaaaataatcggttgatcGTTTATTTAAGTAGGTTaaataaaactacttaaaaaacgatgtacttaaaactataagcgtatacaaaaaatatataactaacataaatacactttaattacaaaaacatgcaattaacctaaaaataatttaaatcatccgttgataatggttgtcatggcaacaatcagaacagaatgcgcatgcgtgaattttcttcgccagttacggcaACTCAAAttcgtgagtttttctacgccagttggggtaacgctatgcagattagaaatttttaatttcctttattctgttttattttaattcaaaagtacttaagaatgaatctgaaagatcgattcattaacaatgtttaattttaaatgcatcaaacattaagaaaataaatagaatcgtttgaaataatcagccgaaaaatcttaagcctagtctcatgactgttgggaagaaaaaaaactgaagccgtactcatttggcggcgaggtaaataaaaagatttttttggcgagaaagttagtttttaattaataattaaaattctaattaaaaattcaaaaaaagggctatcctatcttttaagttagatcaaactgcacacggtgtgcaaatttgattaaaatcggttaagtagtttaggagtccatcgcggacaaacaacgtgacacgtaatttatatatattaagatttacaATAATTccttctattattaaaataaaattcatattttcatcgTACCATCTTTTTTTCCCCTatgaaatatttcacaaactTTATGGATCATCATTTAATCTTCTTTAATTAGCATATGTGAGCcttcattctttttctattttttttttcactatcaattgaaataatatatattatcaaattgtttataatttgaattcagATTTAATGGATTAACAAAAGGTttcacaacaatttttttctgttttctctttgattttattgcagtttttttattctattgtatatatttttctattgtttttttctattgtatatattttctatttatagtttttatctcAGTCATTTTCTACATTCcatgtttttatgcattttttaaaattagtatttctgACTTCTATATtcaataattgcttattttagtaaatgtatttcaaatttcatttcataacaaATAATGTATCTTGTATACAAGCCGAATTAGCCTAATATTGATTTTCGATAGATCTAGGTATTTTTTCACCTCTATTACAATAAATTGATGCAGTAAAATaagtaataacaaatattttattattcatgttttatgTCTTATTCAAAGCTTGTTCTAActtaagtaattcttttttttcttcccttccttattttttatttaagtgattaaatttaatattgctttctttttcaCAGAAAGAGAAAATTTGGGGACATATCAAagtaaactaaaacaaaaataagaagcAAAAGAATCGCTTAATGTTAAGTAAaatatacgatttttttaaattatttatttaatatttaacctCTAATTGTTTTCCACTGAAATTCAGGCATTCTCTATCTTTCCCCTCTCTATATTCTCAGctgtttaatagaaatttatgaaatctcataatacaaattaattagaagctaaagattatatatatatatatatatatatatatatatatatatatatatatatatatatatatatatatatatactgctatgagtaatcttttaaaattattttaccttgaTCAAGTCGACTTAAAGTGGTATATTGTGCAGCTATGTCTCTTCTAGATATAGGTGTATCAGGAATGAAATATGGTACAATAACATCTTCTGGTTTATAATATTGAGGCTTCCAGTCTGGAATAATTCCCATTCCTTCTTCaccatttccaaatttttcacaaaattctccATATTCTGGATTTGTATGTCCACATCGATGCGGGTCATGGAAAGCAACATAAAGAAAAAAGGATTGACTGAAAAagataaatgcatataaaagttGAGTAGCTTTCTAAAGTTTATTATGTGATAACATATCTTTAATGGCCAGgtgaaaaatctttttcagtttCATTACTTAGATAACATATTCTCAATtccatgtaaatttttttattatagaattcaatgaatatagaaacaatattaatgaaaacaaacaGATAAATTCAGTGTACTGCCCATGTCTTATTGCAATGgagaaatatttacacattttaggATGAAGTCactaagaatttacattttaagctGTCCTGTTTTGAATCTCCTTAGTAATTATCTACCTCATTTTATTATCAATGTTTTAAACCTCTGCCTTTACTGTTTAACGGTATGTGATGcaatgcgcgaggatagaacctggaaccttatAGTTTGCTGTCCAGTAACTAAAACTacgatacaaaagcatatgctcttgtagcgtagttgttaactggattatatgctattcactagaactgcaaaaaaaaaaaaaaaaaaagtagaagaaaaaatatatttttgctttctgaGGATAGAAAAAACAGATATTGCTTATACACAGAATCATTTATGTAAATGTCAAAAAAACAGTATTTGTCATATGAATTTTATGGCCTATTATTCTAAATAACTATTCatacatatattattactttGCTGGTAAAGTATTAGTTTTCTTTAGTTTAGTAAAAGTttagttttcaagaaaattccacaaaatatgcaattatcttaattttaaattctaatatatataaatttattacaattatcacatatgaaatattttcaaacaaagaaatacagttttctataaaaaatatacataaaaaatcattttcctacTACGCAGAAAAGTAATAATgagtacattattttaaaaaaacacttaaaaaatatacaaaatggaaatttcaacatccttataaaaaaatacaaagtattaTTGAGATAAACTgcattagaaatttattcaaatatttaaaatttacctttCATTCAAGgttgaaaaaaatttgtgaacCAATTCCTTAATTCTTGTTATATTTCGTCCTACTTGATTTATGGAATCGGTTTCTTCAGTATATGCAAAATCAAAAGGATAGACATTTTCTGGTCCAACATGTTTTTTACCAATAATAcctacataaaaagaaatttgtgcaGGCAGAATTGGATCCTATTTACATAAATTCAtatggaataaattaattttcaaaatatacactGAATTTCAAGATTAATAAATCACCTTGCTTGAGTACTGCTGTTAAGGACAACAttaatgctgaaataattttacatctctaattttaacatatgaatatttcatatttaaggaaggaaaataaataaaataaaaaattaccagaataaatatttttctttgttagaaTTTGTGACAAGCTTTTCActttatcaaatgaattaaagTGATGCACATCTTGATGAAGTCCATACATCCCATTCTGATGTTGAGGCAAACCAGTCAGAATTGATGAACGGCTTGGAGAACAACTACTAACAGATGtgaatgcatttttgaatatcattGATTTTGATGCCAATGCATCAAGATTAGGTGTCTTGCATACTGGGTTTCCATAAATTTGTGATTCAAAACCACCATCATCAGCTGAAAAACAGGTAATATCCATTGAagcaaggaaaagaaaaattatttttataaaagaagttattggagctgaaaaatagaattttcccaAATCTAATGTGTTATAAGGGTTATTCAAATGATAGTGGGACTGCAAAAGCAACAGTGACATTTTGAACAATGGAAATTTCTATTGTAGACAGCTTTGTATGTCTGGGAAGCAGTAGCATTTGAGTTAGTAGTTGTATATcatctttgagaaaaaaatgtcaatcAGTTAGTTAAATGTGTGCCTTGGAATCCAAGGAGTTGCAGCATGCTGTAATTCAGCTTTTCAGGCTGATATGGTGGAATGATGTGGATGTTCTGTTTTTCATACTGAAATGATATGGAACAGACATTTATTGGCCAATGTTTTGAAACTGTTTGTCCCTTATTAACATGTTTTGATGGTGCAAGAATTTTTGCAGTGAACTTATTGAAGGAATTCCAGTTTGCTGATAATAATGAGGTCCATGCAAGCAAAATGGGAATTTATAATCTTGTAAAATAATAGgataattgttttaagaaatactgATTAAGTGGAATAGACTTTATACTTcagtaattcattttattctatataactGATAATTGTCTTTGTAAACTGAACTGATAAAAgctgtttgttttaaaaaatatatttgtttacattttaacagataattgtataaaaattatcacTTGATTTACTCActataatactaattttatattattgttccATTTTGTCAGTGAACTCCGTAATAGTCAGTATTGCCTTTatattataactaataaataCTAGGCattgattatattataattaatatatactatGCAAGTGGGATGACaggataatatattttctaatcattCCTATTTTATCTGAACAAGCATTATATTATCTGATACAATGCTATCTGATAAACAAGTCCCTTCAAGATACTTTGCTATAAAAAGTCATATAAATATACCAAAACCTGTTCCCATGTTACCTCTCAAGATTAATGTTAGTGGCATCTATAGCCCCTTGTACCCTTGTTTCTAACCACTACTTTGAAGTAACATAAGGGTTATATTAAGACAGATCTAACAATTTTCATCATGATCGGATGAGTGTTCAAACACATTCTCTTGACTTCTGCACACATCGAAATAAGGACACTTAACcctcaatattatatttaaagagcaTCAAACCTTTATGGCAGCTGTTTGATGGAATCTGGTTTCTAATTTGTACTTTCAGACTTTGGAACTAAGATCTTATTACTAAGCATCTGCATTCTCCTTTAGAATACTAACATAttcaaatcagaaataaatttaatattcataggACAAAATACTagacttataaatttttgaagaaattaaagtattaaaataagatattcaaaaaattatttaataaataattagaattttataatacaaGATAATACAAATCTAATTATGCAGTTCTAATgcatgtaacaatatttatatcacAGATAGAAATTGACATACCTACTGCTTTTACAATAcagaaacaaactaaaaaaaacttacaaaatcaCATAAGTCCATTAAGGATAAGTTCCAATGTCTTAATATCTAATGATGAAAACAAGGCatcttatgtatttttaaattattataatgataaatatcaaaaaaagatggtaaatatcaaacaaacaaaaaaaatgataaatatcaaaacaaggTTGCATTATTGAGATTTTGTGCTATCATTTCTCTATATTCAAAACACAATAACGACAAAATGATCACAACAACTGCAACCAGGAACAACTTTCTTTCATTATGTTAATAAGAGTGATAAGTTGATATATGTGGCTAACAAGAGCTATAACGAAACTTTCGGGAAGATCAGATTTCACCTTTCTGAGAATAACAAGAATGGATAAATTTTGTGCTGTCTCACTCTCAACTAATAACCTTGCAAAAATGCATATCATTGTTAAAAATGGTAATAACATTTTGTCATAGCAACAATGTTGAGAGAGAATTTTCCATCAATAATGATTGTCTATGAAAAATAATGAGCCAACGTtcattgcaagaaaaattgtttacGATACCATAATAGTGGAAAAGTAACAGCAGATAATGGAATAAGCAATTTTGAAGGGTCAAAACAATTGAATTTATATGTGAGGAATTTGTGGATCAAGTATGGAGATTATAAAAAGAactaaaagaggaaaaaaaaaaaaaaaaagacagtaatAATTTTTGAGGCAACATAAAAAGAGTGTCTAAGATTTGAGGAAGAAAGTACAATcctcaaaatttatgttttaaaaatgttttaattcacttAAGGCAGGATTGGTCATTTTAAATGAGTTACTTTTTATTAGTAccctaataaaataataattgatattgcaattttcaagataataactgattattatttgtaattttttaaaaattttattttcaataggcAAACATTTGTTACATGtcatttcagttattatttttaaactggtATCTTATATAtagctttaataataaattaaatttttttctatttatgtgtACTATACATATACAGCGATTCTGAATTGGGAGAAAATTAGGAAACTAATGTAATTAGCAGACATAAGTCAGGAAAATAGTGTAAGTTTAAATAGGGAAATTCTTTCACAGCTTCTGTGGCCACtttgtaaaagtttaaattagaaaTCAACTATATTCGAGCCATAGAATATCATTATCTCTTgatattttctcaaaaagaaaacaaaaaatattatcacactAATTATAGCCATTTAGtgaaaagtaattaatacaagTTACTAAAATGAATATACAGTAAAGTAATGAATTTACCGAATGAATGAAGGTTACTGTATTACATATTCAGCATTctgtatatgattttaaatatctcaTTACCGAAAAAGAGTATGAAATTGCTTGTACAAATATGTCAGCAGCAgaaataaaaaggtttaaaattgcATCAGTTATCAGTTAAAGAagcatgatttaaaaaacaaaacaaaaatcaggATAACCTTGAAATAACTAGAATAGATATTTAGCCAAATGCTTTAGTGATAAACAATAAGGGAAGATTTTTATTAAAGGCCTTTCTTCCTTTCCAGGAAATAATACTTTGTTTATCTATGATTCAGAaacaatttacaataataaaaatctttaagaattaaaaaaaaaaaactaattactaTCAAACTACagcctttaaaaaaaacaccaaagACATGAAATCGGTTTCATCCCCctctttatttcttaataatagtttatagattattaaaaattaacatgataTTCCTATTAGCAAATACACATAAACCATGTTTACTGTTTCGCTtgtgaaaaaattgaaacactTCTTTGATACAGCAATGCTGACTACACAAGAAATATCAATCCTTtgaattcaaagcattttaaagtTTGATGTCATTTAAACACAGAATTCTTACATAATCATAATCTCCcaattatattatatgttttttttcccttgattttGAAATGTCCAAACTgacttttttcaaagttttaacaactgtatttagaaaataaacaatgacttaaaaagaaataaaatccaaaGACATAACTCTTCATCtctaatttgaaaagtaaatccAAAAAAGTGGAAGCAACTTCACGAGATTTTATTATTTCGCATAATTTCACCATTTTAACaacctcaaaagaaaaaaatctccaCTTACCAACAATTAACAACACATTTTTCTTGGAGAAACACggtgaaataaagatttgaaataaaagaaaaacaataacattcgacatatttatattaaaaagtttcagttaTAAAGTTcaagaaagatttattaaatccGTCAAGCTAAAaacttttgtttgtttgaatgaggggggatttagggatttttagctacaaaggctgtcatcccagcgttcaacaatatcttcaatcaataaatgtcaaaaaatttcaaaaagctaaAAACTGCAATTGTAAACATCATTCGGTAAAAGATAACACAGCAGACGAATTTTATCTAACTtcacttcaatttaatttttattagtagaaTGTTATGTTTAAGGCATAAGTTGCGTTTTTTCCTAATTTAAGATGGAAggactattttttttctaataaacttaaaaaagtaAGTGCATTTAACAATTTTCCatctataattcattataaatatggaTTTCCACTAAATAATGCTTCTTATTTCTCACTCCCAATACTTATCGAGAAATACAAGAATTCTAAATGTTGCTGagctataaatttgatataaaattaaattttttatttttcaaatatattcaaaatgtattagTTTTTCAAAGTTGTCAGTACCAAAAGTTCGAAAATTACTATTTCATCTACAAAGTCAAGTTGGAAAGTTTGAAGTGAAGTGAGTTGGACCCACCATCATTCATTAGGTTTAAGAAAATATCTCTCCTGTAACGTTGTAAATACGGAACCGTAAGTATATAATTTCTATCTCTTTACAtctaatatatgaattaatttttcgtaataataccagtcattacaattaaattagaacttaaatttagtaaagattgaATTATTATTGTTGAGCTCTATATACTTTATATAGATACTCCTGCCGTCATTAGATTATAAGGTACTATTTCGAATGGTCATTCtagaaataaattccaaataaccataccaaaatattcatttcgcctctcatttttatttcttttagggcAAAATGGGTCGTTATTCAATGGAGCCAGATAATGCCACGAAATGTAAGTActgtatattattaattacataatttggGTTTATAGTTTTAATCgttcttatttgatttttctaaaagctGTTTCGGGAACTGTATGTATTTGAACAGTATAAGCAATTTCGTAATTCATGTTGTATGATATGGCGTATTcagatttcttattttatcttattaaaattcttttccataAACATATATGAATTTGTAGTATTTGATTGTTGCGGTTTGTAATGTCAATTGTTCtctattattataaacttttggCATGAAATTTGGTGGTGAATCTTACATGTATTTTTTGATGAAAGCTGTAGAATTTTTTACAAGCCTAATTTGccatttaattgctttaaaatagggTATTTAGTTTATTgcgaaaaaaatttagtaaattgcttatttaatggtaaataaaaatgtagttctAAAGATGTAGCATTTCTTTTGATAAAGTTGCCAGTAATTTGTGAAATTTGATCTTCACAAATGCATAATAATCAAACAGGATTTGTTTGTAGAATAAAAGTATGAGGGCTTTTAAtcgcattttataaattttctgttcaGGTATCATGGATGTAACGGAAAGTACATTTTATTTGACATGAAGGaaagttgaatttagtttcttTCAGGAATACCTTATTCTTTTCAATGCTTGCAAGTTGTTgctttgtttcattattatatgtATGTGAGTTATTTCATGTTTAATGTTttcctaataaaatttaattttatttatagcatgtAAAGCTCGTGGATCAAACCTCAGAGTTCATTTCAAAGTaagttatcaaaattaataatatatttatattaatgtaattagcTATTTATTCAATGTAATAATTACTATgttgaagattttaataaattagatgacatgtttaaataatattagaatctATATAGATATTTAGAAAACTTGTATAAGTagtaaatgattttctttttatttatatatagaatacCAGAGAGACTGCCCAGGCGATAAAAAAGATGTCTCTTCGTAGAGCTCAGCgcttcttaaaaaatgtaattgctaAGAAAGAAATTGTTCCATTTCGTCGATTCAATGGAGGTGTTGGAAGAAAAGCtcaggtattaaaaaaaaaaaaaaaaaaagca
Above is a genomic segment from Argiope bruennichi chromosome 1, qqArgBrue1.1, whole genome shotgun sequence containing:
- the LOC129962412 gene encoding N-sulphoglucosamine sulphohydrolase-like isoform X1, which gives rise to MSNVIVFLLFQIFISPCFSKKNVLLIVADDGGFESQIYGNPVCKTPNLDALASKSMIFKNAFTSVSSCSPSRSSILTGLPQHQNGMYGLHQDVHHFNSFDKVKSLSQILTKKNIYSGIIGKKHVGPENVYPFDFAYTEETDSINQVGRNITRIKELVHKFFSTLNESQSFFLYVAFHDPHRCGHTNPEYGEFCEKFGNGEEGMGIIPDWKPQYYKPEDVIVPYFIPDTPISRRDIAAQYTTLSRLDQGIGLVLKKLKEFGHDNDTLVIYTSDNGIPFPSGRTNLYDPGMAEPFLLHLPEQNYSQISKTMVSLLDIVPTILDWLNIEYPDFKLNGIPVKLSGKSLLHESSFKNEAVFASHNLHEVTMYYPMRVVRTKNYKLIHNLNFKMPFPIDQDFFISPTFQDLLNRTAERIETHWYKNLSNYYYRDQWELFDLEKDPHETHNVANNSSYSSIFTALKKLLIDWQIETNDPWICSPSGVLENKGRFKSNPQCLSLFNGT
- the LOC129962412 gene encoding N-sulphoglucosamine sulphohydrolase-like isoform X2; this encodes MIFKNAFTSVSSCSPSRSSILTGLPQHQNGMYGLHQDVHHFNSFDKVKSLSQILTKKNIYSGIIGKKHVGPENVYPFDFAYTEETDSINQVGRNITRIKELVHKFFSTLNESQSFFLYVAFHDPHRCGHTNPEYGEFCEKFGNGEEGMGIIPDWKPQYYKPEDVIVPYFIPDTPISRRDIAAQYTTLSRLDQGIGLVLKKLKEFGHDNDTLVIYTSDNGIPFPSGRTNLYDPGMAEPFLLHLPEQNYSQISKTMVSLLDIVPTILDWLNIEYPDFKLNGIPVKLSGKSLLHESSFKNEAVFASHNLHEVTMYYPMRVVRTKNYKLIHNLNFKMPFPIDQDFFISPTFQDLLNRTAERIETHWYKNLSNYYYRDQWELFDLEKDPHETHNVANNSSYSSIFTALKKLLIDWQIETNDPWICSPSGVLENKGRFKSNPQCLSLFNGT